In a single window of the Nanoarchaeota archaeon genome:
- a CDS encoding nucleotidyltransferase domain-containing protein has translation MRKILLEKIKKAFRTEKNVLFAYVYGSFGRGEKDYSDIDLAVFLKKIPKNSAPYEAKLGQKLEKETGKPVEVRIMNSMPLLLKSRVFKEGKTVFSRNKKARVSFETALMSRYLDFSYIMQEYDQRRLERYGIG, from the coding sequence ACAGAGAAAAACGTATTATTTGCTTACGTTTACGGAAGCTTTGGAAGAGGGGAAAAGGATTACAGCGACATTGATTTAGCAGTATTTCTCAAGAAAATACCGAAAAACAGCGCGCCTTATGAAGCAAAACTCGGACAAAAGCTTGAAAAAGAAACAGGAAAGCCGGTTGAAGTAAGGATTATGAATTCAATGCCGCTGCTTTTGAAATCGCGCGTATTCAAGGAAGGAAAAACAGTATTTTCAAGAAATAAGAAGGCGCGCGTCAGTTTTGAAACCGCATTAATGAGCCGTTATCTTGATTTTTCATATATTATGCAAGAATACGACCAAAGGAGGCTTGAACGGTATGGCATTGGATAA